Sequence from the Janthinobacterium lividum genome:
TCGCTGAAGGCCTTGCCGTCGGCCGTCTTGAATTCCGTGGGGAAGGGCAGCAGGGCCGTGCCGAACACGTTCGGCATCAGGTCGGGGAAGTCGGCCGCCATTTTCGGCGTGGCCAGCGACCACACGCCCACCATGGCCTTGATCTTCGGCTTCAGGACGCGGGCGGCGCGGATGATGCCCACGTAATCGTTTTCGTAGCCGACCATGGCCACCACTTCCGATTTATCCTGCAGCTTGATCTTGTTGATGATGGGCTTGAAGTCGGTAATGGCCGGGTCGAACGAGTGCGTCGTCACTTTCACGCCTTTGGCGGCCAGGGCCTTTTCCACGTCTTTCGCCAGGCCCGTGGTGGCGTCCTTGGTCGAATACACGATGGAGACGGACTTGGCGCCCACATCCTGCAGCAGGCCCAGCATGGCTTTTTCGTAGCCGGCCGTGTTATTGATGCGGAAAAAATTCTTGCGCCCGCTGGACACCAGGCTGTCGTCCACGCCGCCCGAGGTGATGTAGACGAGGCCCAGTTTATTCGCCGTGTCCGAGGCGGGCGAGATATTGTTCGAGCCATAGCCGCCCGTGATGGCCACCACGCCCTGGCTGGCCAGCTTTTCCACGGCGGCGATGGCCTTGGCGGGCGCCGATTCGTCGTCGACGGTGATGATCTTGATGGTGTGCTTGCCGTTGGTCTTGTTGAAGACTTCGGCCGCGACCATGATCCCTTCCTGCATGCCGGCGCCGACCCGCGCCAGATTGCCCGTCAGCGGGATTTCCGCGCCGACCAGAAATTCGTCGGCGCTGGCCTGTGCCATCCAGGCGCTGGCAAGCAGCGCTGCCATGGCGATGCGTGTATAGGTGCGTTTCATCGTGTCTCCTCCTGTGATGTGGCTTGGTTTTATTGTCGGGTCTGGTACAGCATGGTCAACTTATCGTGCATTCTGCGCCATTTGCCGCAGCTGCCCCTTTAAAATCTTGCCCGTGGCGGCCGCTGGCAGCGCTTCCATGACGATGATGGCGGATGGGCACTTGTACGGCGACAGGGTCTGTGCCAGCCATGCCTGCAATTCTGCCACGCTGGCGGGCTGGCGCGGGTCCAGTTCCACGTAGGCGATGACGTCCTCGTTGCCATCGGCCACAGTGCGTCCCACTACGGCCGACTGCACCACGGAAGGGTGGGCGTTCAGCGCCGTTTCCACTTCCAGCGGATACACATTGAAGCCGGAGCGGATGATCAATTCCTTGGTGCGTCCGACAATGAACAGCGCGCCGTCCGCTTCCTGGCGCGCCATGTCGCCCGTATTGAGCCAGCCGCCGTCGCGCATGGTGGCCGCCGTCATGGCCGGTTCGCGGTAATAGCCGGCCATGATGTTCGGTCCGCGTATCCACAATTCTCCCGGCTCGCCCGGCGTCACATCCGTACCGGCCAGGTCCACCACGCGCACTTCCACGCCCGGGATCGGCATGCCGACGGAATCGTCGCAGCGCGGCGCTTCCAGGCGCGTCTGGCTGATGGTGGGCGCGCTTTCCGTCATGCCGTAGCCATTGTGCAGCGCGGTACCCAGCAGCTTTTCCACGTCGCGCTTGAGCGATGGCGCCAGCGGCGAGCCGCCCGCATACGCAAAGCGCAGCCGCGTGGGCAGCGGCGTATCGGCGCCACCCAGGGTTTGCAGCAGCTTGGCGTACATGGCGGGCACGCCCTGCACGATAGTCAAGCCGTCGTCCTTCAGGGCCGAGAGGAGGCCATCGACGGAAAAGCGCGGCACCAGATACAGCGCGGCGCCCGCATACAGGGTGCCCAGTGCTACCGAGGCCAGGCCGTACACGTGCGAAATCGGCAGCACGCCATACGCGCGGTCGCTGCGCGTCAGGCCCCGCAATGTGCTGGAGACTGCGGCGATGAACAGCAGGTTGCGGTGCGTGAGCATCACGCCTTTTGACTGGCCTGTCGTCCCCGTCGTGTAGATCAGCGCGGCCACCTGTTCGTTGCCGGGGAGCGTGTCTTCCGCGATGGCGGCGTCGTTCAATTCGCCGGCCAGCAGCTCGCCCATGCCATCGACGGTGACAGGGCGGGCGCCGCGCCGCGCCGCATGCACGGCCGCTTCCGGCGAGGCGCCTGCCAGGAACAGCACACGCCGCGCGGAACTGTGCGCGGCGATGGTATCGATCTCGCGCGCCGACAGGCGGGCATTGACGTTGACGATCCACGCATCGATGCCGGCGGCCGCGAAGATCAGCGCCACCTGCAGCGCGCCATTTTCTCCCACCACCATCAGGCGGTCGCCGGCGCGCACGTCGAGGTTGCGCAGCAGCTGCGCTGCACTTTCCACACTGTGCTGCAGCTGCGCGTAGGTCCAGCTGCGGCCACCTTCATGCAGCGCCGGCGCGTCCGGCGCGCGCGCCGCCCAGTAGACAGGGATGGCCGACAGGCGCGCCGGCAAGCCGGCCAGCAGGGTTGGGATGTCCATCGCGGCCTCCTTCACTTTTGCGCTGCCTTGATCATGTTGCGGGCGATGACGATCTGCTGGATCTGCGTCGTGCCTTCATAGATGCGGAACAGGCGCACATCGCGGTAGAAACGCTCGGCCGCGTATTCGCTGATGTAGCCGGCGCCGCCGTGGATCTGCACGGAGCGGTCAGCGACCCTGCCGCACATTTCGGAGGCGAACAGTTTGCAGCACGATGCTTCCGTCGAAATGTCTTCCTTGTTGTCGCGCCGGCGCGCCGCGTCGAGCACCATGCTGCGCGCCGCGTAAATCTCCGCCTTGCTGTCGGCCAGCATGGCCTGGATCAGCTGGAATTCCGCGATGGGCTGGCCGAACTGCTGGCGCTCCATCGCATACGCGAGGGCGTCGGCCAGCATGCGCTCGGCCGCGCCCACGCAGACGGCGGCGATGTGCAGGCGGCCCTTGTCGAGCACCTTCATGGCCGTCTTGAAGCCCACGCCTTCCTTGCCGCCGATGATGTTCGCGGCCGGCACACGGCAATTTTCAAAGATGACGTCGCAGGTATGTGCGCCTTGCTGGCCCATTTTCTTATCAATCTTGCCCAGCGAGAGGCCGGGCGTGTCCTTTTCCACGATGAAGGCGGAAATCGCCGAGGCGCCCCGCTTGACGGGATCCGTGCGGGCCATGACGGTAAAAATGCTCGCTTCGGGCGCGTTGGTGATATAGCGTTTGCTGCCGTTGAGGATATAGAAGTCGCCGTCGCGCACGGCCGTCGTGCGCAGGGACGCCGCGTCGGAGCCCGATCCCGCTTCCGTCAGGGCGAACGAGCCGATGATCTCGCCCGCCGCCAGCTTGGGCAGATAGTATTGTTTTTGCGCTTCCGTACCGTCGATAACGATGCCTTGCGAACCGATGCCGTTGTTCGTGCCGATCAGCGAGCGGAAGGCGGGCGAGGTGCGGGCGATTTCGAAAGCGACTCTGACTTCCTCTTCCATGCTCAGTTCCAGGCCGCCGTAGGCTTCCGGGATCGACAGGCCGAACAGGCCCAGTTCGCGCATCTGCGCCACGATGGCGGGCGGGATGGTGTCCGTTTCGGCTACCAGCGCCTCGTTCGGCACCAGTACTTCGCGCACGAAACGGGCGATGCTGTCGAGCAGGATGTTCAGGGTTTCTTCGTCGCGTATCATCGGTTTCCTCGGCGCTTTGATTTGAACTGTCGTTGAGAGGGGGCGCGCAGTCTAACCGCGGCCCAGGTTTTTTTCCACTGTCTTGACCAGGGCGACCAGGCGCGGTCCCAGGTCCGATTCGAGTTTTTCGCGCGACAGCAGGAAGGCGGGACCGCCGCAATTGAAGGCCATCACCTGTTCACCATCGGCACCCAGCATGGGCACGCCCACGGCATGCACGTCGTTCTGCCATTCGCCGGCCGAGATGCAAAAGCCCCGGTCCTGGTAATCCTTGAAGCCTTGTTCGATACCGGCCTTGATGCGCGGCCAGCGTTCCGTCTCGTGCACGCGCGCATGGTCCATCAGGTAGTCGCGTTCGGCCTGCGGCAGGATGCACAGCAGGGCCTTGCCCATGGCGGTCGTCATCAGGGGGATGCGCGAACCGACGTCGAGGCGCAGGGTGACGTTGGCGCTGCTGCGGCACGTTTCCACGTACACCATGCTGAGGCGGTCGCGCGTGCCCAGCGAAACGGAGGCCTGCGCATGCTCGGCCAGTTCTTCCATCAGCGGGCGCGCCATCTTGCGTACATCGAGGTTCGACAGCATGCGGTAACCGAGAGCCAGCACGCCGGCGCCCAGCTGGTACTTGCCCAGGCTGTCCGAATAATTCAGGTAGCCGAGTTTGGTGAGGGTATAGGTGAGGCGCGAAATCGTCGGTTTCGGAATGCCCGTGCGCCTGGCCATGTCCGCATTCGACAGGAATACTTCGCCGGGGCGAAAGCAGCGCAGTACTTCCAGCCCGCGCGCCAGCGCGTTGACGAACTGGCGGTCCTTGCCTTCCTCGTCATCGCTGAAGACGATGATTTCCGGATCTGCTGTGGTCTGAATATTTGTCATATTTGCATTCATTTTCAGGCTCCCTGGAAATCAGTTTGCCTAGCCAAAATCGACGTGTCAACCATTTTGTGAAACATTCGTTCGCACAGCGAAATGCTGCGCTGCATGAATTTTTCTCGGAAAATTGACCTGCGCAGGCGTTTTGGCGCTTGTCGCTTGAGCCTCGTTATATACGTCTGTATATTGCGCTGTTGGGTGACGGCCGCCGCAAGAGTGGCCGCTTTTTTGAGTATCGCTATATGAGACTCTATATAACGACAGTGGAAAGATCGAAACGATGTTGAAACAGGTATTGGCAGGTGCCGTGATGCTGGCGCTGGCGCACATGGCACAGACGGCGCGGGCGCAGCAAACCGCCGACAAGGACGAGGCGGCGCCGTTCGTGCTGGGCACGGTGACGGTGATCGGCCAGCGCGAGCAGGCAGGGCAGATGGAACAGCAGGTGGGGTCGCAAGTGAGCCGCGCCGAGATGCGCCGCTTTAACCGCGACAACGTGGGCGATGCTCTGAATTTGCTGTCCGGCGTGTCGCTGTCGACCAATGCGCGCAACGAGAAAACCGTCGCGATCCGCGGCTTCGACTCTCGCCAAGTGCCGCTGTACATCGACGGCATTCCCGTCTACGTGCCGTATGACGGCTATGTCGATTTCAACCGCTTCACGACGGCCGACCTGGCCGCCATCCAGGTGGCCAAGGGCTACAGTTCCGTGGCCTATGGGGCCAATACTCTGGGCGGCGCCATCAACCTGGTGTCGCGCAAGCCGTCCGCGCGGATGGAAGGCGATACGTCCATCGGTTTCGGCTCGGGCAGCGAGCGCCAGGTGTCGGCCAACGTGGGCACGAACCAGGGCCTGTGGTATCTGCAGGCGGGCGTGTCGTACATCGACAGCGACGGCTTTCCCCTGTCGTCCGATTTCCGCCCGACGGCCACGGAAGACGGCGGCACGCGCAACAACGCCTACCGCAAGGATCATAAACTGTCGTTCAAGGTGGGCTACACGCCCGTGGGCGGCGACGAATATGCACTCAGCTACTACAAGCAGCATGGCGAGAAGGGCCAGCCGCCATCGACGAATCCCGTCGGCGCGCGCTACTGGCAATGGCCGTACTGGAACAAGGAAAGCGTGTACTTCGTCTCGCAGACGCGCCTGGGCGACGCCGAGCGCCTGAAACTGCGCCTGTACCACGACAGCTACGACAATGAAATCACCTCCTACACGAACGGCAGCTACGCGGCCCTGAAAACCAGCGGCCAGGGCAGCGTCAGCGGCGGGCGCAGCATCTATAACGACCGCACGAACGGCGGCGCGGTGGAGCTCGAATCGTTCCGCCTTGCCGCGCACAGCCTGCGCTTTGTCGCCAGCTACAAGGCCGACGAGCATCAGGAACTCGATGCCAAGGGCGTGCGCACCACCTGGTACAAGGATGCCCTGTGGACCCTGGGCGCGGAAGACAGCATTGCCCTCAATGCGGCGACGGAACTGTCGCTGGGCGCCTCGCGCAATGCACTGCGCCCGGATACCGTCTACAGCGCCGGCAATGCGTATACCTTGCCGGAGAATCAATCGGCCACCGACCTGCAGGCGGGCCTGTTCCACAAGATCGGTACTGATGCGAGGGTGTACGCCACGGTGGCGCGCAAATCGCGCCTGCCGACCCTGAAGGACCGCTATTCGCAGCGCCTGGGCACCTATATTGAAAACCCGAACCTGCGCGCCGAGGAGGCGCTCAATTATGAAGTGGGCTACCAGGCAAGCGTGCGCGGGCTGGCGCTCGATGCCGCCCTGTTCTACAGCGACGTGAAGGACAAGATACAGAGCGTGGCGAATGTGGCGGGCGTGCGCGCGCAGATGCGCAACGCGGGCAGGGCGCACATCAGCGGCGTGGAACTGGGCTTGCGCGGCAGCGCCGGCGCGTGGCTGGACTTCGGCGGCAACTACACGTACACGGAAATGAAGAACGTCAGCGACCGCGCCATCCGCCTGACGGACGTGCCGCGCCACAAGCTGACGGCGCACGCCGTGCTGCACGCGGCGCGCCAGCTCGATGTCGTGGCCATCGCGGAAGCGAACAGCGGGCGCTGGGTCTCGAACACCCTGGAACTGGGCGGCTTTGCCACCGTCAACCTGAAGGCCGTGTACCGGCCCTTGCCGGCCTTGACCCTGGAAGCGGGCGTGAGCAACCTGGCTGACCGCAACTATGCACTGGCAGACGGTTTCCCCAGCGCGGGGCGCACCTGGCTGACCAATGCGCAATACCAGTTCTGATTTTTTGATTGTTCCATGAAAGGACACAGCATGTTGAAGAAAATATTCCTTGGTTTTGCTTCGGCCGCCCTGCTGGCGACGGCGCCCGCATGGGCCGGCCCGGCGCCGGCGAGCGAGCATATGAGCCATGCGCTGACCGTGACGGGCAAGGTGGCAACGCCGTTGACCCTGACAGTGGCCGACCTGCGCCAGCTGCCGCCGGCGAATGGCGGCGAGCTTGCCGTCACGCGCCACAACGGCGACAAGGCCGAGACCATTACCAGTTACAAGGGCGTGCGCCTGCGCGATATCCTCGACAAGGCGGCGCTCGATGCGCCGGGCCATAACGATGTCAAGAAACTTGCCATCATCGCCACGGCCACCGATGGTTATGCGGTGGTGTTTTCCTGGGGCGAGCTGTATAACGCGCCGGCCGGCGAGGGCGTGATCGTCTACTACGAGAAGAACGGCAAGGCGCTTGACGAGAGCGATGGCGAGATATCCCTGATCTCGGCCAGGGATATCCGCACGGGTCCGCGCCACGTGAAGTGGTTGAACGGTATCGAAGTGCGCAAGCTGGTGGAATGACGCGCAACTGATGGAAAAAACGCGCCGTGGAGCCATCCCCGGCGCGTTTTTTTATGCCCCCAGCGCTTGCCGCATGGCTTGGCCCGCCACGTCGAACAATCCCCGCGCCGCTGGCGTCAAGCCCAGCATGTGCATCGACGCATGGATCATGCCGTCGAGCTGCACGCACTCGGCCGCCACGCCGTCGTCGCGCAAATACCGCGCATAGGCTTCGCCTTCGTCATGCAGCGGGTCGTACTCGCACACCAGCACGGTCGCCGGCGGCAAGTCCTTCAGCGAGGCGGCCCGCAGGGGCGCCGCGTAGGGCTGCGCGCCGTCAGCCGGCTCGTTCAGGTACGCCGACCAGCAAAAGCGCATGGCTTCCCGCGTCAGCGAATGGCCTTCCGCATAGCGTTGGTAGGACGGCGTGTCGAAGGCGAAATCGAGCGCCGGGTACAACAGCAGCTGGTGCGCCAGCGCGGGACCGGCCTGGTCGCGCGCCATCAGGGCCGCCGCTGCCGCCAGGTTGCCGCCGGCGCTGTCGCCGCCCACGGCCAGCCGTTTCACGTCGATGCCCAGCGCTTCGGCATGGTCCGCGACCCAGCAGAGCGCCGAGTAAAAGTCCTCCAGCGGCACGGGGAACTTGTGCTCGGGCGCCAGCCGGTAGTCGACGGAAAAGACCACGCAGCCGGTGGCGTTGGCCAGCGCGCGGCACGGATTGTCGTACAGGTCCAGCGAGCACAGACACCATCCTCCCCCATGCGCGAAGACGATGGCGGGCAAGGGCTGGCCCGTGTCCGCGCCGGCCGGCACATAGGCGCGCACGGTCAGCGCATGCTCGCCTGGCAGCACGTAATCCTTGATCGACGCGACGTCTTCCAATGGTCCGTGCAGCTGGCGCAAGCCCGTTTCCGTGGCGGCGCGCAGGTCCGCCAGCGAGGCGGGCTGCGGCGCATCCTTGCCCTCGTCCAGCCAGACGGCGATCAGCGGGTCGAGGCTCATGCGGGTGCTCCGGCCAGGAAGGGCAGCAGGTGGGCGATGAACGCTTCCGGCTGTTCTTCCATGATGAAGTGGCCGCATTCGGCGACGATGGCGCCCTGCAAAATATCGGCCTTGCCCTGCATGGTCAGCAGGGGCGCGTCATTCGTCGCATGGTCGGCGCCGATGGCCAGCACGGGCATGGCCAGGCTCTTTTTCGCCCGCTCCAGGTTTTGCCGGATGGTTTCCGGAATGGCGCGGTAGTAGGCGAAACCGGCGCGCAGGGCGCCCGGCGTGGCATAGGCGTCCGCATACACATCGACGGCCACCTTGTCGCGGCGGTACGACCAGCGGTCCAGGATGAAGCGGATGTATTCGCGTTCCTTGCCTGCCGTGAGCATCTCCGGCAAATCGAGCACCTGGTTGAACATGAAGTGCCACAGGAAGATGTTGTCGGACGGCGCGACAAAAATCGGCGGCGCCGGCGCCAGGCCTGGAATGACGGCTTCCGTCAGCGCCAGTTTCGTCACGGCCTGCGGGAAATCGCTGGCCAGCGCATAGCCGACCCACATGCCGATATCGTGGCCGACGACATCGTACTGCGCATGGCCCAGGGCCAGCATGGCGCGGTGCAGGGTCGCGGCAACGGCGCCCGTGTCGTAGCCGCCGGCCGGGCGTTCCGAGTGGCCGCTGCCGGGCGGATCGATGGCGATCGCCTGGTAGCCCTGGGCGGCCAGGGCCGCCATCACATGGCGCCAGGCATACCAGGTTTGCGGCCAGCCGGGGATCAGCAGCACGGGTTTGCCTTCGCCGGCGATGACGCAATGCAGGCGCTGGCCGTCGATGCGCACATAGTCGTGGGTGTAGCTGTCTTGATTCTGATGCATGGTGTTTCCTTGTTAGTTGTGCTCGATGCCGAGCAGGGTATTGATCTGCTGCGCGCTGACGGGGGCGCCGGCGAAGTCGTCGAAGATCTTGTCGGTCACGGGAATGATGTGGGCATTGATGAAGGCCACGCCTTCACGCGCACCCACTTCCTGGTCCTTCAGGCAGCATTCCCATTCCAGCGTGGCCCAGCCCGCGTAATCGTTTTGCGCCATCTTCGAGAAAATCGCCTTGAAGTCGACCTGGCCATCGCCCAGCGAGCGGAAGCGTCCGGCGCGGTTTTCCCACGACTGGTAGCCGCCGTAGATGCCTTGCCGTCCTGTCGGATTGAATTCCGCATCCTTCACATGGAACATGCGGATGTGGTCTTTATAAATGTCGATGAATTCCAGGTAGTTCAGCTGCTGCAGCACGAAGTGGCTCGGATCGAACAGCATCTTGCAGCGCGGGTGGCGGCCCACGCGTTCATAAAACATCTCGAAGCTGATGCCGTCATGCAGGTCTTCGCTCGGGTGGATTTCGTAGCACAGGTTGATGCCCTGTTCTTCGCACACGTCGAGGATGGGCAGCCAGCGGCGCGCCAGTTCGTCGAAGGCCGCCTCGATCAGGCCGGGCGGGCGCTGCGGGAACGGGAATAAATATGGCCAGGCGAACGAACCGGAGAACGTGCCCATGTCGGTCAGGCCCAGGCGCTTCGATGCCATGGCCGCCAGTTTCACTTGCTCGATGGCCCACTCGGTGCGCGCCGCCGGCTGGCCGTGCAGGTGTGCCGGCGCAAAGCTGTCGCACAGCGCGTCGTAGGCCGGGTGCACGGCCACCAGCTGGCCGAGGATATGCGTCGTCAGTTCGCTGATGACGAGGCCATGGCTGGCCAGCATGGCGACCAGGTCGTCGCAGTATTGCTGGCTGTGCGCCGCTTGCGCCACGTCGAACAGGCGCGCATCCCAGGCGGGGATCTGCAGGGCCTTGAAGCCCATGCCGGCCGCCCACTCGGCGATGGCGGGCAGGGTGTTGAAGGGCGCCGTATCGGCGGCGAATTGTGCCAGGTGCAGGCTTGGTCCTTGGATGGTTTTCATATCGGCTCCTATTGTTTGTCGATCGACAAAGAATAGGCGAAATTTTCCCTTCGGTCAAGCCCGTGATGCAAAATAAATCGGGAACGCGCCGTGGGCGCCAGGCGTTATACTGGCCGCCACTTCGCAAGCAGAGGATCAAGATGGCAGGAAGACCGAGGGAATTTGACCGCGCGCTGGCGCTGGCAAAAGCGCGCGACGCGTTCTGGACGCGCGGCTACGAGGGTGTATCGATGGCCGACCTGGTGGCGGCGCTGGGCATCGCCTCGGCGCGCATCTATGCGGCGTTCGGCTCGAAGGAGCAGTTGTTCCGCGAAGCCGTGGAATTGTATGAAACGGGAGAAGGCGCTTTTGCCGTGCATGCGCTGGCGGCCAGCCTGAATGTGCGCGACGCGGTGGCGCGCATGCTGGAAGAAGCGGTGCTGCTGTACACGCGCAGCGGCCAGCCGCAAGGCTGCATGGTGGTCACGGCCGCCACGAATACGAGCGCGGAAAACGCGGGCATCGCCGACTGGCTGGCGCAGCACCGCCGCGCACGCACGCAAGCTGTCATCGAACGCCTGCGCGCGGCGCAGCAGGCGGGAGAATTAAAAGGGGAGGCGGACGTGCAGGCCTTGGGCGACTACTATGCGGCCTTGCTGCATGGCCTGTCGGTGCAGGCGCGCGACGGCATTCCCGCCGAACGGCTGCTGGCGCTGATTGCGCCGGCGATGGCGCCTTTGGTGCTGGAAATGCAAAAACCAGACTAGCGTGTCGATAGTCGCCGTGGATGTTTGCTGCCTCAGGTCTTGACGTCGATCAGGCTGCCCAAGGCCTGGTCGGCCGCCTTGACGACATTCGCCGATAAATTAAAGCCGGCCTTGTAGACGAGGTTATCCGTCAGCTCGGACGCGAGGCCCACGCCGTTCGGCCGGCTTTCCGCCGCCTTGGCCGCATTCGCGTTGGCACCGCTGACGCTTTCGCTGGCGGCCAGCTTGCGTCCTTCGACAGACAGGGTAACGCCAGTGCCAGCCGGGCTGGCTTCCTGGAACTCGGCTTGTTGCGGCTGGAAGCCCGGCGTGTTCGCATTGGCGATATTGTTGGCGGCCACATCCAGCGCGCGCTGGTTGGCGGTCAGCCCCGAGGTACCGGTGGTGAGGGCGGATATGGACATGGCAACTCCTTCAGAATGCGCCCAGTTTACTCCCGCCAGCGGGAAAAGTGGTTGGTGCAAGGCAACATTTTTTCACGCGGGTGCCTGCCGCAAAAAATAGGTGCATCACGTAATTTTTTTATATTGTTCTGTGGCATTTCGCTGCCTAGACTGGCAGGGAAGTCATCCACGGAGTCCGCCATTTTTCACCTGTTTCGTCCTATTTTCCTGGGTTTTCTGCTCAGCCTGCCTTACCTGCCCCTGAAAGCCCAGCTTGCCCATTCGTCACTGCCGCTCGATGTGCGCCTGAACGAGCAGGTCATTATGGTACCGGCCGGCGATGGCTTGCGCGAGATGCTGGAAACGACGGTGTTCCGTCCAGCCGGCCCCGGCCCGTTTCCCCTGCTGCTGATGAATCATGGCAAGCAGGCCGGCCCGGCCCGGCTGCAGGCGCGCGAGCGCTTCATCTATATGGCGACCGAATTCGTGCGCCGCGGCTATGCGGTGATGCTGCCCATGCGCGCCGGCTTTGCCCGTTCCACGGGCGCCTACCGCGATTTCGGCTGCGACATGCTGGGCAATGCCCAGGGCCAGGCGCGCGACATGCTGGCCGCGCTCGCGTATGCGCGCCGCCAGAGCTGGGTCGACCCGGAACGCATCGTCGTCGCGGGGCAGTCGTATGGCGGCATGGCGGCACTGGCGCTGGCCACCCGGGTGCTGCCCGGCGTGCGCGGCGTGCTCAATTTTTCCGGCGGCTTGCGCGTCGACATGCCCGGCTGCGACTGGCAAGGGGCGCTGGCCAAGTCCTTCGCCACCATGGGCGCTTACAACCACATTCCCAGCCTGTGGCTGTATGGCGCGAATGACTCGTATTTTTCGCCGGCCCTGGCGCGGCGGTTGTTCAATTCCTTTACCGGATCGGGCGGCCGGGCGCAATTGCTCGCCTATGGTCCGTTCAAGCGCGACGCGCACCTGACCCTGGGCAGCCGCGACGGCGTGGCCGTGTGGTTGCCCGCCACCGAGCGCTTCCTG
This genomic interval carries:
- a CDS encoding sugar phosphate isomerase/epimerase family protein, producing the protein MKTIQGPSLHLAQFAADTAPFNTLPAIAEWAAGMGFKALQIPAWDARLFDVAQAAHSQQYCDDLVAMLASHGLVISELTTHILGQLVAVHPAYDALCDSFAPAHLHGQPAARTEWAIEQVKLAAMASKRLGLTDMGTFSGSFAWPYLFPFPQRPPGLIEAAFDELARRWLPILDVCEEQGINLCYEIHPSEDLHDGISFEMFYERVGRHPRCKMLFDPSHFVLQQLNYLEFIDIYKDHIRMFHVKDAEFNPTGRQGIYGGYQSWENRAGRFRSLGDGQVDFKAIFSKMAQNDYAGWATLEWECCLKDQEVGAREGVAFINAHIIPVTDKIFDDFAGAPVSAQQINTLLGIEHN
- a CDS encoding TetR/AcrR family transcriptional regulator, producing the protein MAGRPREFDRALALAKARDAFWTRGYEGVSMADLVAALGIASARIYAAFGSKEQLFREAVELYETGEGAFAVHALAASLNVRDAVARMLEEAVLLYTRSGQPQGCMVVTAATNTSAENAGIADWLAQHRRARTQAVIERLRAAQQAGELKGEADVQALGDYYAALLHGLSVQARDGIPAERLLALIAPAMAPLVLEMQKPD
- a CDS encoding flagellar basal body protein, whose amino-acid sequence is MSISALTTGTSGLTANQRALDVAANNIANANTPGFQPQQAEFQEASPAGTGVTLSVEGRKLAASESVSGANANAAKAAESRPNGVGLASELTDNLVYKAGFNLSANVVKAADQALGSLIDVKT
- a CDS encoding dienelactone hydrolase family protein, with amino-acid sequence MVPAGDGLREMLETTVFRPAGPGPFPLLLMNHGKQAGPARLQARERFIYMATEFVRRGYAVMLPMRAGFARSTGAYRDFGCDMLGNAQGQARDMLAALAYARRQSWVDPERIVVAGQSYGGMAALALATRVLPGVRGVLNFSGGLRVDMPGCDWQGALAKSFATMGAYNHIPSLWLYGANDSYFSPALARRLFNSFTGSGGRAQLLAYGPFKRDAHLTLGSRDGVAVWLPATERFLRKIGMPVRQVYRVAEAPSPPATHFAPQDDIAAVPYLEEQGRAAYRIFLEKTAPRAFALSASGAWGWAEEGESPDVRALASCQRRSSLPCQLYSVDESVVWPVAGASASAAGGAQ